In a genomic window of Cyanobacteriota bacterium:
- the tsaB gene encoding tRNA (adenosine(37)-N6)-threonylcarbamoyltransferase complex dimerization subunit type 1 TsaB, translating into MTEQPSANQSCGYALALHTSSSELGLALSNIAGDSRQQVWALGRELSTYLHSCLQEFLYPYRWQQLSWLAVAKGPGSFTSTRIGIVVARTLAQQLSIPLFAVSTLAAIAWMHRHNTPIATDLAVSMPAQRGEVYAGIYRLEPMLDDNFCGCQRLVAVLPDTVMPQSQWQTTLDEWEHPHQQILAGDCLGSSVMGILALADEDWRQGLRPHWSTALPFYGQHPVAIASP; encoded by the coding sequence ATGACTGAACAACCATCTGCAAATCAGAGCTGTGGCTATGCCTTGGCACTACATACTAGTTCTAGCGAACTGGGCTTGGCATTGAGCAATATCGCAGGGGATAGCCGTCAACAAGTTTGGGCGTTAGGGCGGGAACTGTCTACCTACTTACATAGCTGTCTTCAAGAATTCTTGTATCCCTATCGATGGCAGCAGTTGAGCTGGTTGGCGGTCGCAAAAGGCCCAGGGAGTTTCACCAGCACCCGTATAGGTATAGTAGTAGCCCGTACCTTGGCTCAGCAGTTATCTATTCCCCTGTTTGCTGTATCTACCCTAGCCGCAATCGCATGGATGCATCGTCACAACACACCGATCGCCACAGATTTGGCAGTTTCTATGCCTGCTCAGCGGGGTGAGGTGTATGCAGGCATTTACCGGCTTGAACCCATGCTAGATGATAATTTCTGCGGTTGCCAGCGTTTGGTAGCTGTTTTGCCCGATACCGTGATGCCCCAGAGTCAATGGCAAACGACCTTGGATGAATGGGAGCATCCCCATCAACAGATTCTGGCTGGTGACTGCTTGGGATCCTCGGTTATGGGGATCCTGGCATTGGCTGATGAAGACTGGCGGCAAGGCTTACGGCCCCACTGGTCAACGGCATTGCCATTTTATGGACAACATCCAGTCGCGATCGCTAGCCCATAA
- a CDS encoding KH domain-containing protein — MSSSNSVPPAANAEANLPTSLSSNSPCQPDYKGLVKFLIEPFLDSPESLRIDCETSPSRPRVWIRVAFADSDRGRVFGRGGRNIQAIRVVLDAVAKLAGQTASLDIHGEHQGGDREHDGKSRQGRPRPRRSSSDKPSPKSGGPK, encoded by the coding sequence ATGTCTTCGAGCAACTCAGTACCGCCAGCAGCTAATGCTGAAGCAAACCTGCCAACTAGTCTGTCATCTAATTCTCCTTGCCAGCCAGACTATAAGGGGTTAGTGAAATTTCTGATTGAGCCATTCTTGGATTCTCCAGAGTCCCTGCGGATTGACTGTGAAACGTCACCGAGTCGCCCCCGTGTTTGGATTCGAGTAGCGTTTGCCGATTCTGATCGTGGGCGTGTTTTTGGGCGGGGTGGACGCAATATTCAAGCTATTCGGGTTGTGCTAGACGCAGTTGCTAAATTAGCTGGGCAAACCGCCTCTTTGGATATTCATGGTGAGCATCAAGGCGGCGATCGTGAGCACGACGGTAAATCTAGACAGGGCAGACCCCGCCCTCGGCGATCTAGCAGTGATAAGCCTTCTCCCAAGTCTGGTGGGCCTAAGTAA
- the rpsP gene encoding 30S ribosomal protein S16, which yields MIRIRLKRLGKKREVSYRIVVMHSTSRRDGRPLEEVGFYNPRTDEVRLEVPAIIRRLQQGAQPTDTVRRILEKANVFEQLSTASS from the coding sequence ATGATTAGAATTAGACTGAAGCGACTTGGCAAAAAGCGAGAGGTTAGCTATCGAATTGTTGTTATGCACAGTACGTCTCGGCGGGATGGACGACCCCTGGAAGAGGTAGGGTTCTACAATCCCAGAACTGATGAGGTACGGCTAGAGGTGCCTGCAATTATCCGCAGATTACAACAGGGTGCTCAGCCAACCGATACTGTGCGCCGTATCTTGGAAAAGGCGAATGTCTTCGAGCAACTCAGTACCGCCAGCAGCTAA
- the tpiA gene encoding triose-phosphate isomerase, translated as MRRIVIAGNWKMYKLQAETMEFVQGLKPLLEDIPEERELILCAPFTALNVLSKHLHGSRVQVGAQNVHWEESGAYTGEISAMMLTDLGVRYVIVGHSERRQYFGETDETVNLRLKAAQRHGLTPILCVGETKLQRDSRETEAVILRQLRKNLMGIDQRNLIIAYEPIWAIGTGDTCEPTEANRVISLIRKQLTYTEVPIQYGGSVKPDNIDVIMAQPDIDGVLVGGASLDPKSFARIAGFKP; from the coding sequence GTGCGACGAATTGTAATTGCAGGCAACTGGAAGATGTATAAGCTCCAAGCGGAGACGATGGAGTTTGTGCAGGGGTTAAAGCCCTTGTTGGAAGATATCCCCGAGGAGCGGGAACTAATTCTTTGTGCCCCATTCACAGCGCTGAACGTGTTATCAAAGCACCTTCACGGTAGCCGTGTACAGGTCGGTGCCCAAAACGTTCATTGGGAAGAGAGTGGAGCCTATACAGGTGAAATATCAGCCATGATGTTGACTGACTTAGGTGTGCGCTATGTGATTGTAGGACACAGCGAACGTCGGCAATATTTTGGAGAAACGGATGAAACAGTGAACCTGCGTCTGAAGGCAGCTCAACGCCATGGGCTAACCCCTATTCTCTGTGTTGGTGAAACCAAACTCCAGCGAGATTCTAGGGAAACAGAAGCTGTGATTCTACGCCAACTCCGCAAAAATCTGATGGGTATTGACCAACGTAACCTAATTATTGCCTATGAACCCATCTGGGCGATTGGCACAGGTGACACCTGTGAACCGACGGAAGCTAATCGGGTTATCAGCCTTATCCGTAAGCAACTAACCTACACTGAGGTTCCCATTCAGTATGGGGGATCGGTAAAGCCGGACAATATTGATGTCATCATGGCGCAGCCAGACATTGATGGTGTGCTCGTTGGTGGCGCAAGTTTGGATCCTAAGAGTTTCGCCCGCATTGCTGGATTTAAGCCATAG
- a CDS encoding alpha/beta fold hydrolase: protein MSVTECHCDVGALRWFYRQGIPNSPVDKPPVVLLHGIPAQSYSWRGVLSSLADYGFQAIAPDWIGSGFSAKPDRREFAYTPDAFVQALADFLQALDLTRVSLVVQGFLGSVGLQYALRHPDQIERLAILNTPLSPAAQLPWRIRQLGLPLVGDMLTQDPLLVDRTLEGGSPYQVADEDLDVYRRPFLQSSAAGRSLLATVQHLNLAQATTEIAAGFPRWQAPVQVIWGVKDPWLPVALAQSFVQQVPNAELALLDEVGHYPQEDWHEKVSDVLIPFLRRRDRQL, encoded by the coding sequence ATGTCTGTTACCGAATGTCACTGTGACGTTGGCGCTCTACGATGGTTCTATCGCCAAGGAATTCCCAATAGCCCCGTGGACAAACCACCCGTGGTCTTGCTCCATGGGATTCCAGCCCAGAGCTATAGCTGGCGAGGGGTGCTCTCTAGTTTGGCCGATTATGGTTTTCAGGCGATCGCCCCCGACTGGATTGGTAGTGGCTTCTCAGCCAAGCCCGATCGCCGTGAGTTTGCCTACACACCCGACGCTTTTGTCCAAGCACTGGCAGATTTCCTCCAAGCCTTAGACCTGACCCGTGTGTCATTAGTAGTGCAGGGTTTTTTGGGATCTGTAGGCTTACAATATGCCCTGCGTCATCCCGACCAGATTGAACGTCTTGCCATCTTGAACACCCCCCTGTCCCCTGCTGCTCAGCTTCCTTGGAGGATCCGACAACTTGGCCTGCCCTTAGTGGGTGACATGTTAACCCAGGATCCCCTGTTAGTCGATCGCACTCTAGAAGGGGGTAGTCCCTATCAGGTGGCCGATGAAGACTTGGATGTGTATCGTCGCCCGTTTCTCCAGAGTTCAGCGGCGGGCCGATCGTTGCTCGCCACGGTGCAGCATCTCAACCTAGCCCAAGCCACTACTGAAATAGCCGCTGGCTTTCCTAGGTGGCAAGCTCCTGTACAGGTAATCTGGGGTGTTAAGGATCCCTGGTTACCCGTAGCCTTGGCACAATCCTTTGTGCAGCAAGTGCCGAATGCAGAACTGGCCCTGTTAGATGAAGTAGGGCATTATCCCCAAGAAGATTGGCACGAAAAAGTCAGTGACGTTTTGATCCCGTTTCTACGTCGCCGCGATCGCCAGCTCTGA
- the dnaB gene encoding replicative DNA helicase has translation MLQELAPTPITDRLPPQNIDAEEAILGGILLDPDAIGRVTDILRPEAFYLSAHQDIYRAALELHNQGKPTDLMSVASWLKDHNLLDKVGGQARLVQLVDRTISAVNIDQYAQLVVDKYARRRLIAIGSEVAQLAYDTTTPLETLLDQAEQKIFSITQDRPTRGLTATADILTDTFSEIETNSLGLALPGIACNFYDLDAMTQGFQRSDLIIIAGRPSMGKTALSVSIARNIAYFHKLPVAIFSLEMSREQLVYRLLSSEVRLGRGDGIESGRLRAGRINQHEWEPLGKAFSNLSQMPIFIDDTPNISVTEMRSKARRMQAEQGKELGLILIDYLQLMEGSGSDNRVQELSKVTRGLKSLARELNVPIIALSQLSRGVESRTNKRPMMSDLRESGSIEQDADLILMLYRDEYYNPDTPDRGITELIITKHRNGPTGTVKLLFEPQYNRFLNLATPT, from the coding sequence ATGCTTCAGGAACTTGCCCCTACACCTATCACGGATCGGTTGCCACCCCAAAATATTGATGCTGAAGAGGCTATCCTGGGCGGAATTTTGCTAGATCCTGATGCGATCGGGCGAGTGACGGATATTCTTCGTCCCGAAGCCTTTTACCTCAGCGCCCATCAGGACATCTATCGGGCTGCCCTAGAGTTGCACAACCAGGGGAAGCCTACAGACTTGATGAGTGTGGCGAGTTGGCTGAAGGATCACAACCTCCTAGACAAAGTGGGTGGTCAAGCACGCTTGGTGCAACTAGTCGATCGCACCATCAGCGCGGTCAATATTGACCAATATGCCCAATTGGTAGTGGATAAGTACGCTCGTCGGCGGCTGATAGCTATCGGTAGTGAGGTTGCCCAATTAGCCTACGACACTACAACCCCCTTGGAAACCCTCCTAGATCAGGCTGAGCAGAAAATATTTAGCATCACTCAGGATCGCCCTACCCGTGGGTTAACGGCCACGGCCGATATTCTGACAGATACCTTCTCTGAGATTGAAACCAATAGCTTGGGGCTAGCGTTACCAGGGATTGCCTGCAACTTTTATGACCTAGATGCCATGACTCAGGGGTTCCAGCGATCAGATTTGATCATTATTGCTGGCAGGCCATCCATGGGCAAAACGGCATTGTCTGTCAGCATTGCTCGTAACATTGCCTACTTTCACAAGCTACCCGTTGCCATCTTTAGTTTAGAGATGTCCCGTGAGCAATTGGTCTATCGTCTGCTGTCGAGTGAAGTGCGCCTAGGCCGAGGGGATGGCATTGAGAGTGGGCGGCTGCGAGCTGGACGAATCAATCAGCACGAGTGGGAGCCACTGGGTAAGGCCTTCAGTAACCTGTCCCAAATGCCAATCTTTATTGACGATACTCCCAACATCAGCGTGACCGAAATGCGCTCTAAGGCGCGGCGGATGCAAGCTGAGCAGGGTAAAGAACTGGGGCTGATTTTGATCGATTACTTGCAACTTATGGAAGGCAGTGGTAGTGACAACCGAGTGCAGGAACTTTCTAAGGTGACGCGGGGGCTAAAGAGTTTAGCACGAGAGTTAAATGTGCCAATTATTGCCCTGTCGCAGCTTAGTCGGGGGGTAGAGTCCCGAACAAACAAACGCCCAATGATGAGTGACTTGAGGGAATCTGGATCAATCGAACAGGATGCTGACCTGATCCTGATGTTGTATCGTGATGAATATTACAACCCAGACACCCCCGATCGGGGCATCACAGAATTAATCATCACCAAACATCGCAATGGCCCCACGGGAACTGTCAAACTGCTATTTGAACCCCAATACAATCGCTTTTTGAACTTAGCAACGCCCACTTGA
- the topA gene encoding type I DNA topoisomerase yields MSTLVIVESPTKAKTIRNYLPEGYRVEASMGHVRDLPQSTSEVPPNITDKRVRELGVDVQADFEPIYLIPKDKAKVVKALKEALKDADELILATDEDREGESISWHLLQVLKPKVPTRRMVFHEITEEAIQQAIQNCRDVDERLVRAQETRRILDRLVGYTLSPLIWKKIAYGLSAGRVQSVSVRLLVQRERERRAFRQGTYWDLKATLEAPSTSDNQAANRLFEAKLVSLNGVKIATGSDFDESTGQIARGRTVVLLNEEQARELQRRLQGETWRVTDIESRPATRKPSPPFTTSTLQQEANRKLGLSARDTMRIAQNLYEQGYITYMRTDSVHLSQQAIAAARSCVEHMYGPEYLSPEPRKYTTKSKGAQEAHEAIRPAGNTFRTPQQTGLSGREFQLYDLIWKRTVATQMAEARQTHITVQIQAGDAGFRATGKRIDFPGFFRAYVEGSDDPEAAIEDQEIMLPVLQVGDMPICRDLEAISHQTQPPARYTEASLVKTLESEGIGRPSTYATIIGTIVDRGYAQLLKNTLVPTFTAFAVTSLLEKYFPDLVDTSFTARMERTLDDISTGEAQWLPYLKEFYLGDNGLDHQVKVRESQIDPIEARTVDLDNVAAKVRIGRYGAYLEAERGNETIKANIPPDLTPADLNPEQVEALLRQKTEGPDKLGLHPDTGEPIYVLTGAYGPYVQLGDATDEHPKPKRASLPKGVTPAMVTLDMAVGLLALPRTLGIHPDTGCRIQASLGRFGPYIVHDQGKDGKDYRSLKAEDDVLTITLERALELLAEPKGKRGRASAAKPLRELGAHPEDGEPVNVFNGPYGLYVKHGKTNAGLPEGQTAETITLDMALELLAAKQATKTSRRKTAATKTADATAKKATAKTSKKTSKQTSSKTTAVSATDAKKPAAKKSTSTTKTAAKKAAS; encoded by the coding sequence ATGTCAACCCTTGTCATCGTCGAGTCACCCACTAAAGCCAAAACAATCCGCAACTACTTGCCTGAGGGTTATCGGGTTGAGGCATCCATGGGACATGTCCGCGACCTCCCCCAGTCTACCAGTGAGGTGCCCCCCAATATCACCGATAAACGGGTGCGGGAACTAGGGGTTGATGTACAGGCAGACTTTGAACCAATCTACTTGATCCCCAAGGACAAAGCTAAGGTAGTCAAGGCTTTGAAAGAAGCTCTGAAAGATGCTGATGAGTTGATTTTGGCAACAGACGAAGACCGGGAAGGAGAAAGCATTAGCTGGCATTTGCTGCAGGTGCTGAAACCCAAAGTGCCAACGCGCCGCATGGTATTTCACGAAATCACCGAAGAGGCTATTCAGCAAGCCATTCAAAATTGTCGAGATGTGGACGAGCGTTTGGTGCGCGCCCAGGAAACTCGTCGCATTCTCGATCGCCTCGTGGGTTACACTCTCTCACCCCTGATATGGAAGAAGATTGCCTATGGTCTTTCTGCAGGACGGGTGCAGTCGGTATCTGTGCGGCTGTTAGTGCAACGAGAGCGAGAGCGCCGTGCTTTTCGGCAAGGTACCTACTGGGACTTGAAAGCTACCCTAGAGGCTCCTTCTACCTCTGACAACCAGGCAGCGAATCGGCTCTTTGAGGCTAAGCTTGTTAGCTTAAATGGTGTCAAAATTGCTACAGGCTCTGACTTTGATGAATCGACTGGGCAAATTGCCAGGGGACGTACTGTCGTTCTGCTGAATGAAGAACAGGCCCGTGAGTTGCAACGCCGCTTACAGGGAGAAACTTGGCGCGTTACAGATATTGAGAGTCGTCCTGCCACGCGCAAGCCCTCACCTCCGTTTACGACCTCCACCTTGCAACAGGAAGCTAACCGTAAGCTGGGGCTGTCAGCGCGAGATACCATGCGTATTGCTCAAAACCTCTATGAGCAAGGTTACATTACCTACATGCGCACGGACTCAGTACACCTCTCGCAGCAGGCGATCGCAGCGGCTCGAAGTTGTGTTGAGCACATGTATGGCCCAGAGTATCTCAGTCCTGAACCTCGCAAATATACGACCAAGAGCAAGGGTGCCCAAGAAGCCCATGAAGCCATTCGTCCTGCTGGCAATACCTTCCGGACACCACAGCAAACAGGACTCTCTGGACGGGAGTTTCAACTCTACGACCTAATTTGGAAGCGCACTGTGGCAACTCAAATGGCGGAAGCCCGACAAACCCACATCACAGTCCAGATTCAGGCAGGAGATGCTGGGTTTCGAGCCACAGGCAAGCGTATTGACTTTCCAGGTTTTTTCCGAGCCTATGTGGAAGGTTCCGATGATCCGGAGGCTGCGATCGAAGACCAAGAGATAATGTTGCCAGTGCTACAAGTAGGGGATATGCCGATTTGCCGCGACTTAGAGGCAATCAGTCACCAGACTCAGCCCCCTGCCCGCTATACGGAAGCATCCCTAGTAAAAACCCTCGAAAGTGAAGGGATTGGTAGGCCCAGCACCTACGCCACCATCATTGGCACGATCGTTGATCGCGGCTACGCCCAACTGCTGAAAAATACCTTGGTTCCTACCTTTACTGCCTTTGCTGTGACCAGTTTGTTGGAAAAGTACTTTCCAGATCTGGTAGACACCAGTTTCACAGCTCGCATGGAGCGCACCTTGGATGACATTTCTACCGGAGAAGCCCAGTGGTTGCCGTACTTAAAGGAGTTTTACCTAGGAGATAACGGCCTCGACCATCAGGTAAAGGTGCGAGAGAGCCAGATTGATCCTATCGAAGCGCGGACGGTCGATCTGGATAATGTCGCAGCAAAGGTGCGAATTGGGCGCTATGGAGCCTATCTAGAGGCTGAGCGAGGTAATGAAACTATCAAGGCCAACATTCCCCCTGACCTCACCCCAGCCGATTTGAATCCGGAACAGGTGGAAGCCCTCCTGCGCCAAAAAACAGAAGGGCCAGACAAGTTAGGACTGCATCCTGACACAGGCGAACCCATTTATGTGTTAACGGGAGCCTATGGCCCCTATGTGCAGCTAGGGGATGCGACCGATGAGCATCCCAAACCCAAGCGGGCATCCTTGCCGAAAGGTGTAACTCCAGCTATGGTTACCCTAGATATGGCAGTGGGCTTGCTGGCATTGCCGCGCACTCTGGGAATTCATCCTGACACGGGCTGTCGCATTCAAGCAAGCTTGGGCCGGTTTGGCCCCTATATAGTTCATGACCAGGGTAAGGATGGCAAGGACTATCGATCGCTCAAGGCTGAGGATGATGTGCTCACGATAACCCTAGAGCGAGCCTTAGAACTGTTAGCAGAACCCAAAGGCAAGCGCGGACGGGCATCTGCAGCTAAGCCCCTGCGAGAATTGGGTGCCCACCCAGAGGATGGTGAACCTGTAAATGTTTTCAATGGCCCCTACGGTCTGTATGTCAAGCATGGAAAGACCAATGCCGGCTTGCCAGAGGGACAAACTGCCGAGACAATAACTCTGGATATGGCATTGGAGTTATTGGCAGCTAAGCAGGCAACAAAAACCTCGCGCCGGAAGACAGCGGCGACCAAAACTGCTGATGCAACCGCGAAAAAAGCAACTGCAAAGACTAGCAAGAAAACCAGCAAACAGACCAGCTCAAAAACAACGGCTGTGTCAGCGACAGATGCTAAGAAGCCAGCAGCTAAAAAGTCTACCTCTACAACCAAGACCGCTGCTAAGAAAGCTGCCTCCTAA
- the gmk gene encoding guanylate kinase produces the protein MTNGRLIVLTGPSGVGKGTLLKSLMARHPELWLSVSVTTRSPRPGEVEGQDYFFINQEEFERLLATDALLEWAEFAGNYYGTPRAQVEAAIAQGRFVILEIELEGARQIAQTYPDALRLFILPPSLDELEARIRSRGQDSEAAIARRLQRAKDEIAAASEFDYQIVNDDLETALAQIEAAMFALA, from the coding sequence ATGACCAACGGGCGATTGATTGTATTGACTGGGCCTAGTGGAGTAGGCAAAGGCACCTTGCTAAAGTCTCTAATGGCAAGGCATCCAGAACTTTGGCTATCAGTGTCGGTTACGACTCGATCGCCCCGCCCTGGTGAAGTAGAGGGCCAAGACTATTTCTTCATCAACCAGGAAGAGTTTGAGCGCCTACTGGCTACGGATGCTTTATTAGAATGGGCAGAATTTGCTGGCAATTACTATGGCACACCCCGCGCTCAAGTTGAGGCAGCGATCGCCCAAGGCCGATTCGTCATCCTAGAAATTGAACTAGAAGGTGCTCGTCAAATTGCTCAGACCTATCCCGATGCGCTGCGGCTGTTTATCTTGCCCCCTTCCTTAGATGAACTAGAAGCACGGATTCGCAGCCGAGGCCAGGACTCTGAGGCGGCGATCGCCCGCCGACTTCAGCGGGCAAAGGATGAAATTGCGGCTGCCTCCGAGTTCGATTACCAAATCGTCAACGATGATTTAGAAACTGCCCTGGCTCAGATTGAAGCTGCGATGTTTGCCCTAGCGTAA